Part of the Brassica oleracea var. oleracea cultivar TO1000 chromosome C8, BOL, whole genome shotgun sequence genome is shown below.
AAGCCGGATGATTTCATAGGCATTCTAGAAGCAGAACTTAAACAACTTTTGGGGTTTGAATGCGAAGAAACAGATATGCGGTTCTTAGATAAGGAGGTATCAGAGGAGGAGATTACAAAAGTTTTATTTGCAATGGCAGCCAACAAGTCCCCAGGACCTGATGGGTTTACTTGCGAATTCTATAAATCAGCTTGGCCGGTTATTGGAAAAGACTTCGTTGTAGCAGTTCAGTCTTTCTTTACAAGAGGCTTTCTACCCAAAGGAATAAACTCTACTATCTTAGCCCTTGTACCAAAGAAAGATGAAGCAACAAAAATGGGAGATTACAGATCCATCTCATGTTGTAATGTCTTATACAAGGTACTTTCAAAGATTTTGGCGAACAGGTTAAAAAAGATACTCCCAAAGTTCATCTCCACGAATCAGTCAGCGTTTGTCAAAGACCGCCTGCTCATGGAGAATGTTTTGCTAGCTTCTGAGCTTGTCAAGAGCTACCACAAGCCAACAATATCATCTAGATGTGCGGTAAAGATCGATATCTCCAAGGCTTTCGATTCAGTTCAGTGGCCTTTTCTGCTGTCTATTCTCTCTGCGATAAATCTCCCGGAAAAATTTGTTCTTTGGGTGAAGAAGTGTATTGAACTGGCCTCCTTTTCGGTTCAGATCAATGGAGAACTAGCTAGTTACTTTAATAGTTCCAGAGGGCTTCGTCAAGGATGTTCTCTCTCCCCATATCTGTTTGTTATCTGTATGGAGGTGCTGTCTAAGTTGCTAAATAAAGTAGCTTTGGAGAAGAAAATAGGATATCATCCTTACTGTTAAGAGGTCCAGTTGACCCATCTCTGTTTCGCAGATGACTTATTGGTATTCTCAGATGGCAAAAAGAGCTCGGTGGAAGGGATTCTCGAAGTCTTTAAAGATTTCGCTGGTATGTCAGGCTTACATGTAAGTCTGGAAAAGTCTACTTTGTTCTTGGCTGGAGTATGTGAAGACAGAGAGGCCATATTGGAGCAGTTTCCTTTTGAGATTGGGACTCTTCCGGTTCGTTATCTTGGGGTTCCTCTCTTAACAAAGCGTATGACATCGAGTGACTATTCCCCTCTGGTAAACAGAGTCAAGAAACGTATAACAACTTGGACGGCACGGCAGCTCTCCTTTGCAGGCCGCCTGCAACTTATAGGCTCTGTGATCCACAGTATAACAAACTTCTGGATGTCGGTTTATAGGCTCCCGAAACAGTGCATTAAAGAGATCAATCAGCTTTGTTCATCGATCTTATGGTCTGGTCCGGCTATGTGTACAACAAAAGCCAAGATATCTTGGGACAACGTATGTAGACCGAAAGAGGAGGGAGGTTTAGGGTTACGGTCGTTGTCTGAAACAAACAAGGTATGTTGTCTCAAGCTCATCTGGCGTATACTGTCGCAGACTACTCTTATGGGTCAAATGGGTTCAGCGGTATCTGATAAGAAAGGGCTCCTTCTGGAGTATCAGCGACACAAGCTCTCTAGGTTCTTGGATTTGGAAGAAGCTATTGAAGTATAGAGCTCTGGCCAGATCTTTTGTACAAGTAGAAATAAGAAGTGGAACTCCTACTTCTTTCTGGTTTGATGAGTGGTCCCCCTTGGGGAGGATAATAGACCTCACCGAAATGCAAGGTTGCATCGCGCTTGGGATCAATCTCAACGCCACCGTCGAGTTTGTTATTCAAAACTACCGGAGCCGCCGCTACAGAGCAAAACACTTGATCACCATTGATAAGGAGATCCTGAAGTTGAGAGCCCAGGGGCTTACAGAAGAGGACGATGTGGTTAAGTGGAAAGGGAAAGGCAATGTGTTTCGACCTTGTTTCGACACACACCAAACTTGGAACTCTATTCGAGTGCCGCAGTCAAAAGTTCAGTGGTATAAGGGTCTCTGGTTTGCTGGATCAACTCCAAAGTGCTCTGTTATGTCTTGGGTTGCTGTACATAATCGCCTGGCAACAGGAGATAGGCTGCTGCAGTGGAACTCTCAGGCAAACGCTCAGTGTATCCTCTGTAACTCTGCAGTCGAATCCCGAAATCATCTTTTCTTTAGCTGCACCTTCACAGAGACTATTTGGAGGAACCTTACAAGGAAGCTACTTGGACAGAACTACTCACACATATGGAGTCAAGTTCTTGATCTTATATCGACACACACTGTCTCAGGGGAGACAAGGTTCCTCCTAAGATACACTTTTCAAGTTTCAGTGCACAGTATTTGGCTGGAGAGAAATGGTAGGAGACACAGCAAGGTTCAGAGACCTCCGAGCATTCTTATCAAGTTCATCGACAAGCAAATACGAAACAGAATCAGTTCACTCCGGGGACGAGCTGGAACATCTTTCAACAACGCGATGGTGGTTTGGTTTTCGTCTAGAGATTAGACGGGCTCTACTCCACAAAATTTGTTTCAAAACTATCACACAAGCTTAAACTCAAGTTGCATTAGTTTGTACAAAAGCTTTTTTTGATCTGAATAAATTTAACATTCTTTCAAAAAAAAAGTGTCCAAGAACTTTACCTAGAAACAGCCTCACTATGTTTGGTTTTGCTCCCAGTAGTGATCTTTTTAATATACATGTACTTTGCAAGTATCCTAAAATTGTTAAGATACTTGCAGTAAATGAGACCTGCTCTTCCTTTTTGTGCCGCAGATGGAAAGCTCGTTCACATGCCATTCTCAGCGTTCTGAAAAAACTCCAGGCTGACTTCTTTTGTTTGCAGGTTTGTTCTTGTCAGCTTTCTTCTTTTGAGTTTTTGGTTAGAAATTTAGAAACCCTTCTTCTCATGAGACCAAACTACATCTTAGTTATCCATTGGACAGTCTCCACTAGGTAGGTAGTTAATATTGTTACATATTTCTCTCAGGAAGTAGATGAGTACGATAGCTTTTACAGAAAAAACATGGAGTCTCTGGGCTACTCTGGAATTTATATTCAGAGAACTGGGCAGAGAAAGCGTGATGGTTGTGCAATCTTCTTCAAGCCTAGCTGGTATATGATTAAAAACACTAGTCGTGTTTCCATTTTAGTGCAGAAACCTTAATCTGATAGAAACAAGACTCTTATTTGGATTTAGTGCAGAATTGGTCACCAAAGAACGGATCGAATACAATGATCTTTTGGACGAACAGAAGATTGAGACCTCCAACGAAGCAAAAGGTGATGAAAAAGAAGCGAAAGGTATCTAATATGTCAACTTCTTTGTGGTGATTCTTTTATATCTCAAACATCATTTACCAATTTCTTATCTACTCATGTTCCCTTCAAACAAAAAAGAACATTCTGGAAAAGACAGCCGTGACCTTAATGATCCACAAGTGAGACTAAAACGCGATTGTGTTGGGATAATGGCTGCTTTTAGGATCAACAAGCCGTTTCATCACATGGTCATCGTGGCCAACACACATCTTTACTGGTAAAAAAACAACTCTTGTTACCACCTATTAGTTAAAGCATGTCTCATTCTCATGTTTGCTTTCTTTCTAGGGACCCGGAGCTGGCTGATGTGAAGCTTGCTCAAGCCAAGTATCTACTTTCACGACTAGCTCAGTTCAAGACGCTAATATCAGATGAATTCGAGTGCACACCTTCGTTGCTACTTGCTGGTGACTTCAATTCAATCCCTGGGGATATGGTTTGATTCAATTCCTTGCCTTTAGTTCTACACTTTAAATCTATTTTCTCAATTGTTTTGTTGTTTTCAGGTGTATAGTTACCTAGTATCAGGTTATAAGAAACCTGCAGAGACCATAGAAGAAGAAGAAGTGGCTCCTATTCCTATGTGTAGTGTCTATGAAGTGACAAGAGGAGAGCCTAAGTTCACAAACTGCACTCCAGGCTTCACAAACACACTTGATTACATCTTCTTCTCTCCTTCAGACTTCATCAAACCTGTGAGTATCCTCCAACTACCTGAACCCGAATCTCCGGATGTTGTTGGTTTCTTACCTAATGATCATCACCCAAGTGACCATTTACCTATAGGGGCTGAGTTTGAGATCAGTCGTGAATAGAAAGTTTTGTTTCCATAGCTTCATTTTTGAATTGTGTTCTAGCAGTGAAACATACACAATACAGAAGTGTTGAAAGACTTGCATCAGTTTTCTCAACAAACTTTAAATCTACATTTTTTTCTGGTTCTTAAAGAAGATTTGAATTTTCTATAGAAAAGATTTATTGTCATGACATGTTTACATATGATGATCTCGTGGAATAAGATTCCAGCCGATCATAATCTACCTTATCTATCAACCACTAAAGTATGGTACTGCTGCACAAACTTTTTTTTTACCTATTGAAACTCAAAATGAACATGTTTGATGTGTGTTTCACCGAACAGTTCATGGATCATAGTCAAAGCTTCTGGAAACAACCCGCAAAAGTTCAAGCCTTTCTCTATTACTCTCGACCTTCTTTCCGGTGGCCTAGTTTTACTTCAACACCAAGCAATCTCACTTACTATTAACCTTTGATTGAATCGTAAAACCCCTCAAAACATCTCCCGGCCGAGCCAATAGCTATCTGAAAAATCTGGATTTTTACAATAAAACCTGCAACATGGGCTGGGCTGACTTGTTGACGGTAAAGGAAGACTGAGAGTCTGAGACCATTACCTCGAGCTACAGAGGCAATGTATTACCTCGAGCTACATTGGCAACGTCTTGTCTGTAGCTGTAGGTGAAACCACCGACGAAAATCTGAAACAAAACCATATGTCAGGGATAGCAAACATAGACACAAATGGATTACTGAACTGACAATCAGTACTCATTCACAGATTTGATACATTGTATCGAGAGTCGCCGACCTGGACTGATGTTAGCTCGGGTATTTCTCGGACAAGGACCCGCTTTGATCTTGTCTTCAGGACGACTGAACTGGATTTTGGACTGGGCGCTCCCTTACTTGGAACTGGCAACCTAGCGCCTGTAATGATGGCTCGTGGTCGGTCTCTGCTATTGTGTGGCCTGAACTCGGAGCAGCTTTAGAGTCTTAACTCGGTTTTTTAAGCCAATGTCTGCTAAAATCTTCCAACCACGGACCTGAAAAAATGAACACAGCTAACAGCAAAACAATATGCCCAAAGGAAGAAGCTCTCTTTATTATCTGTAAAATTATAGTTACAATGAGACAAACCAATAGTCTTGAGTATTCTTTTTTTCACATTTCCTGCATCACATGTTACTTATGCACGGTAAACAAAAACAAAATCAGGGAGCTATTTTGCTGGACTTCAGATATTTAAACCTATGGTCAAAAGTGTTTAAGGCTTCTTCAGATATTTCTTGGCTTCTGCAGAGAAGCTTCTTGCGATTTCTTTATTGGAGAATGTTAAAGGAAGCTCTTCATCAGCATCATCAGTCTCTCCTCTGTCTATCCAGCTATGAGGTCTACTTGAGTCTTTTGGACTATCATCTCCTTCTCTGGATTCCATGGGCGAGTTTGGTTCGTCTGGTAACTCACGATATAAGTGTTTGATTATGAACAGAGCAGTATCATTATCTCTCCAATAGTTTCTGCACAATATATATTACAGTCATTTGAGTTCTTACTTCTAAACGTAGATGTGATGTTTTCATCAATGAAGAATTTCACTTACGTATGAGCTCCTATAGCTTGTAGATACGGATGCTTAAAAGTTTTTTCCTGCATCACCCAAAGAGTCAGTCAATTATTATCTGAAAACTAGCATGCTTAAGCCAAATCCAAAAGAATATTAAAAGGCTATTAATTAGGTGATGAATGATGATGCATCATGATTTCTTCTACCTGTAGCATGTGATCTATTCGACCATCTCGAGTTCCAGTCAACCTTTCCATCATTAAGGAACCATAGGACCTTCCATCCTTTTCGTCATCGGTTTCTTCAGTCTCTGTTCAAGGAACATTAGAAAGTAGATGGATGGATTCATCAACTGTGGAGATGCCATTTGGAGCCATCATATGGGAGTGAAAAAATGAGCAAATCGAACTTTTACCTTCTAGTTCATCCGAGCTTTTGGATTGGCAAATAGTGAGAACTCTTGTCTGCATGACAATTAAAGATGAGGCTTGTGTATGTTGAATCGCAAAAGATTAAAAAAAACTAAGTAGAAGTCTGGGAACACACACCCTTGCTGAAACAAAATGATTCATTAATCTCTGTGAACGCTCCGCAAAATCCTCTTTGAAATCCTATCGAACATTGCAGCAAACAAAATTAGAAGAAGCAGGAAACAGGAACACTAAACCATAAGATTTTAATTACCTGTAATCCAATATGCAACCGCTTGCCACCTCTGTGGTAAGGAACAAGAACAGGTCGTTTGGGAAGGTACTCTTTGCAGACAAGTGGCTCCACTCTGCACGCATGAAACACAATAACACTGTCAAAATAACGTAATATAAGGAGAGACCATAAACTAGCTAGAATACTTTTTTATTCCTATGAAGACCAACCTATACGCAACAGGATCATAGGGGTGAAAAATGTTGAACATTCGACGACAAGCTGGCATCTCTTCAATAACATTTCCCTCTTCCCAGTAATCTTTTCCCTTACCTAAGACATGTTAAACAGCTTTTACATTTAAAAAAAAAAGGAGACTTTATAATTGGATAGCAGAGCAAATAACGTACAAGAAAACTCTACTCAACAAGTATTACCTATCCCAAGACGTATATTTCGAAGGGCAAGGAAGACTCCAAGAGGAGAGCCAACTGCAAAGAAAGTGTCAACCTGAGCAGGATATACAGTTAAAAGTTAGGCTGACACTTTTTGCATTGTGGTTCGAATGAGATTGAAAAATATTAAGTATACGATCCCAGACCTTGAACTCCAGCTTTCGGTATTTGATATAAGGAGTAAAGCTAGAAGGTGCAGTGGCATCTTTAGTTGGCGCCTTCTCAGGTATCATAGATGTCTTGGTTTTTTCTGTTGATAACACCAT
Proteins encoded:
- the LOC106312051 gene encoding carbon catabolite repressor protein 4 homolog 4-like isoform X1, coding for MFNNTLLLHLPPPIPPSLASCRASRKILSKRMTTAMDPKVGKFESVEGADLNSISKPDGIRFRLVSYNILAQVYVKSSLFPHSPPACLKWKARSHAILSVLKKLQADFFCLQEVDEYDSFYRKNMESLGYSGIYIQRTGQRKRDGCAIFFKPSCAELVTKERIEYNDLLDEQKIETSNEAKGDEKEAKEEHSGKDSRDLNDPQVRLKRDCVGIMAAFRINKPFHHMVIVANTHLYWDPELADVKLAQAKYLLSRLAQFKTLISDEFECTPSLLLAGDFNSIPGDMVYSYLVSGYKKPAETIEEEEVAPIPMCSVYEVTRGEPKFTNCTPGFTNTLDYIFFSPSDFIKPVSILQLPEPESPDVVGFLPNDHHPSDHLPIGAEFEISRE
- the LOC106312051 gene encoding carbon catabolite repressor protein 4 homolog 4-like isoform X2 gives rise to the protein MFNNTLLLHLPPPIPPSLASCRASRKILSKRMTTAMDPKVGKFESVEGADLNSISKPDGIRFRLVSYNILAQVYVKSSLFPHSPPACLKWKARSHAILSVLKKLQADFFCLQEVDEYDSFYRKNMESLGYSGIYIQRTGQRKRDGCAIFFKPSCAELVTKERIEYNDLLDEQKIETSNEAKGDEKEAKEHSGKDSRDLNDPQVRLKRDCVGIMAAFRINKPFHHMVIVANTHLYWDPELADVKLAQAKYLLSRLAQFKTLISDEFECTPSLLLAGDFNSIPGDMVYSYLVSGYKKPAETIEEEEVAPIPMCSVYEVTRGEPKFTNCTPGFTNTLDYIFFSPSDFIKPVSILQLPEPESPDVVGFLPNDHHPSDHLPIGAEFEISRE